The following proteins are encoded in a genomic region of Longimicrobium sp.:
- the ald gene encoding alanine dehydrogenase produces MLIGVPKEIKTNENRIALVPAGAEALVQAGHRVMVERGGGLGSGFSDAQYEAAGATVHDVEEVWARAEMIMKVKEPIAVEYPRIRPNQLLFTYFHFAADEALTRALIASNAVAVAYETVQLPNGELPLLTPMSEVAGRMAIQAGAKYLEKYYGGRGMLLGGVPGVAPANVVIIGGGVVGINAAKMAAGFGARVTILDLSLDRLRYLSDVMPANVEMIYSNRHNILERLETADLLVGAVLVPGAKAPKLVLREDLKRMKKGSVIVDVAVDQGGCVETIRPTTHENPIYEIDGVIHYGVANMPGGVPRTSTLALTNATFPYAARLARLGWEEACRQDRALALGLNVVGGQVVYPGVAEAFGLPLVALDSVLA; encoded by the coding sequence ATGCTGATCGGGGTTCCGAAAGAGATCAAGACCAACGAGAACCGCATCGCTCTCGTCCCCGCCGGGGCCGAGGCGCTCGTGCAGGCCGGCCACCGCGTGATGGTGGAGCGCGGCGGCGGGCTGGGGAGCGGTTTCTCGGACGCCCAGTACGAGGCGGCCGGCGCCACCGTCCACGACGTGGAAGAGGTGTGGGCCCGCGCCGAGATGATCATGAAGGTCAAGGAGCCGATCGCGGTGGAGTACCCGCGCATCCGCCCCAACCAGCTCCTCTTCACCTACTTCCACTTCGCGGCCGACGAGGCGCTCACCCGCGCCCTCATCGCCTCCAACGCGGTGGCCGTGGCGTACGAGACGGTGCAGCTCCCCAACGGCGAGCTCCCGCTGCTCACCCCCATGAGCGAGGTCGCCGGCCGCATGGCGATCCAGGCCGGCGCCAAGTACCTGGAGAAGTACTACGGCGGCCGCGGGATGCTGCTGGGCGGCGTGCCGGGCGTGGCGCCCGCCAACGTGGTGATCATCGGCGGCGGCGTGGTGGGGATCAACGCGGCCAAGATGGCGGCCGGCTTCGGCGCCCGCGTCACCATCCTGGACCTCTCGCTGGACCGCCTGCGCTACCTCTCCGACGTGATGCCGGCGAACGTGGAGATGATCTACTCCAACCGCCACAACATCCTGGAGCGGCTGGAGACGGCCGACCTGCTGGTGGGTGCCGTGCTGGTGCCGGGCGCCAAGGCTCCCAAGCTGGTGCTGCGCGAGGACCTGAAGCGGATGAAGAAGGGCTCCGTGATCGTGGACGTGGCCGTGGACCAGGGCGGGTGCGTGGAGACGATCCGCCCCACGACGCACGAGAACCCCATCTACGAGATCGACGGCGTGATCCACTACGGCGTGGCCAACATGCCGGGCGGGGTGCCGCGCACCTCCACGCTGGCGCTGACCAACGCGACGTTCCCATACGCGGCGCGTCTGGCGCGCCTCGGGTGGGAGGAGGCGTGCCGGCAGGACCGCGCGCTCGCGCTGGGGCTGAACGTGGTCGGCGGGCAGGTGGTGTACCCGGGCGTCGCCGAGGCGTTCGGGCTGCCGCTGGTGGCGCTGGACAGCGTCCTGGCTTAA
- the dut gene encoding dUTP diphosphatase, whose translation MPPPMTVCFRRLPSNPDLPLPARQTPGAAGYDVASAEPDFVLAAGERRLVATGLEIELPPDVECQVRPRSGLALRHGITLPNTPATIDPDYRGELRVIVWNAGPDPVPIPRGMRIAQLVFARFETPVVEEASELSATDRGTGGFGSTGG comes from the coding sequence ATGCCTCCGCCGATGACGGTGTGTTTTCGCAGGCTACCCTCCAATCCCGATCTTCCGCTCCCCGCGCGGCAGACGCCGGGGGCGGCGGGGTACGACGTCGCTTCGGCGGAGCCGGACTTCGTGCTGGCGGCGGGGGAGCGAAGGCTGGTGGCGACGGGGCTGGAGATCGAGCTGCCGCCCGACGTCGAGTGCCAGGTGCGGCCGCGCTCCGGGCTGGCGCTGCGGCACGGGATCACTCTGCCGAACACGCCCGCCACCATCGACCCGGACTATCGCGGCGAGCTGCGCGTGATCGTGTGGAACGCCGGCCCGGATCCGGTGCCGATTCCGCGGGGGATGAGGATCGCGCAGCTGGTGTTCGCGCGATTCGAGACGCCGGTGGTGGAGGAGGCGTCGGAGCTGAGTGCCACGGATCGGGGGACCGGCGGGTTTGGATCGACGGGCGGGTGA